The Candidatus Binataceae bacterium genomic sequence CCACGGCAGCGCGAGCACCACGTCCGGTCGGTCCTTGGCGATCATCGCTGGATCGTGAATCGGGATGCGTGTCCCCGGGGTGAATTTGCCATGTTTGTACGGATTCCGGTCGACGGTGTACTCGAGCAGGTCGCTGCGGATCCCGCAGTAATTAAGCAGAGTGTTGCCCTTGCCCGGGGCACCGTAGCCGACGACCCGCTTGCCTTCGGTCCGGCACTCGAGCAGGAATCGCAACAGATCGTGGCGGATCGCCTCGGTTCGCGGACGTAGTTGCAGATAGCCGTCCACCTGATGCAGTCCGGCCGCTTCCTCGATCTCCAATACTTCGGCTACCCGCTCACTCGGTGCCCCGGCGGCCTTTTCGGGACGGGCCCAGATGCGAAGGGACCCACCGTGCGTGGGTATGAGGTCAACGTCGACAACGGCCAGACCGGCAGTGGCGAGCGCACGCATTGCCGACAGGACTGTGTAGTACTGGAAGTGTTCGTGATAGATCGTGTCAAACTGGCCCAGGCTGACCAGGTTTAGCGCGTGGTGTACCTCGATGCTCAGCCAGCCGTCGTCGGCGAGCAGTCCGCGCAGGGACCGGGTGAAACCCAGCAGATCGGGGATGTGTGCATAGACGTTGTTCGCGATGACGAGATCTGCTGCCCCGTGCTCGGCGCGCACGCCGCTTGCCAGCCACTCGTCCAGAAATTCGATTTCCGTGGGCACACCGCGCGCACGAGCGGCGGCGCCGACATTTACCGAAGGCTCGATTCCCAGGCAGGGTATGTCCGCGGCGACCACGTGCTGCAGCAGGTAGCCGTCGTTGCTGGCGACTTCGATGACAAATGAGTCGGTTCCGAGCCCGAGCCGTTCGGCGGTTTCGTCGACGAAAATCTTCGCGTGTTGCACCCAGCTGTCCGAAAATGAGGAAAAATAAGCGTATTCGGTGAACGTGTCCGCGGGCGTGATCAGCGCTGGAATCTGCAGAAGCAGGCAGTCCTCGCACAGCCGCAGGTGCAGCGGGAAGGTCGGTTCGGGAAGGTCGAGTTCGTCGATAGTGAGCAACTTTTCGCACGGTGGAGTCGCGCCCAGGTCCAAGACGCTCAGCAGTCGGTTTGAGTCACACAGACGGCAGCGCACCTAATCCTCGATTCTCTGTATCTACCAAACCCGGCGCTCAGTACGCCCCCGACGCACCGCAAACCACCGAGACGGTCTTCGCCGCAATGACCAAATCGCTTAGCATCGACCAGTTCTCGACGTAAGACAGGTCCAGCCTCGCCGAGTCCTCCCAGGACAGGTCGGATCGGCCGCTGACCTGCCACAGCCCTGTAATGCCGGGACGCACCAGCAGCCGGCGACGTATCCGGTGGTCGTAGGTTTCGACTTCGCTCTGCAGTGGCGGGCGGGGTCCGACCACGCTCATGTCCCCACGTAGTACGTTGATGAACTGCGGAAGTTCATCGATGCTGTACCGACGCAGAATCCTGCCCACCCGAGTGACTCTGGGGTCTTCGCGGATCTTCAACAACACACCACCGACACTGTCGTTGAGGCCGGCCACCTCCGCCAGTCGCCGGTCGGCGTCGACAACCATGCTGCGGAACTTGATCATCCGGAACGGCGCACCGTCCAGGCCGATGCGTTCGGAACGAGAAAAGACCTGGCCCCGACTAGTTACCTTTATCGCCACCGCAGA encodes the following:
- a CDS encoding class I SAM-dependent methyltransferase; translation: MRCRLCDSNRLLSVLDLGATPPCEKLLTIDELDLPEPTFPLHLRLCEDCLLLQIPALITPADTFTEYAYFSSFSDSWVQHAKIFVDETAERLGLGTDSFVIEVASNDGYLLQHVVAADIPCLGIEPSVNVGAAARARGVPTEIEFLDEWLASGVRAEHGAADLVIANNVYAHIPDLLGFTRSLRGLLADDGWLSIEVHHALNLVSLGQFDTIYHEHFQYYTVLSAMRALATAGLAVVDVDLIPTHGGSLRIWARPEKAAGAPSERVAEVLEIEEAAGLHQVDGYLQLRPRTEAIRHDLLRFLLECRTEGKRVVGYGAPGKGNTLLNYCGIRSDLLEYTVDRNPYKHGKFTPGTRIPIHDPAMIAKDRPDVVLALPWNLETELTDQLRYIADWGGQLLFPLPTLHNAAILESEATGRQTK
- a CDS encoding exopolysaccharide biosynthesis polyprenyl glycosylphosphotransferase, which gives rise to PLIHVDKPQYEGAKRFQKRAFDVCFSLLALLAASPILIASAVAIKVTSRGQVFSRSERIGLDGAPFRMIKFRSMVVDADRRLAEVAGLNDSVGGVLLKIREDPRVTRVGRILRRYSIDELPQFINVLRGDMSVVGPRPPLQSEVETYDHRIRRRLLVRPGITGLWQVSGRSDLSWEDSARLDLSYVENWSMLSDLVIAAKTVSVVCGASGAY